One region of Carya illinoinensis cultivar Pawnee chromosome 8, C.illinoinensisPawnee_v1, whole genome shotgun sequence genomic DNA includes:
- the LOC122318833 gene encoding uncharacterized protein LOC122318833 isoform X3, which produces MAENIVISVVAKIAEYTVAPVGRWLCYSFHFNSNIENLKTQAEHLREAKDMVQHSVDVAVRNEEEIYPVVSTWLTDVDRITELATRRLRESEEEAGTRSSNAACLNLKQRHRLSREAKKIVESIAQLFANGKFGKVSNPTLPSEEMVYKGNIENLKNQEEELQHARERVQLSVVAASRNGEEIYSDVSKWLTDVDRITVLATKILRESEEEASTRSSNAAGLNLQQRHQLSREAKKIVENIAQLFTRLHNNGNFEKVSIPTLPSEEMDYRSNIENLKNQEEELQHARERVRPSVVAALRNGEEIYSDVSKWLTDVDRITESATKILRESEEEARTRSSNAAGLNLQQRHELSREAKKIVENIVQLFAKLRNNGNFEKVSKPPTLQNMVPKQSKDYMILGSRMSVIKRIMEALRDGSFNRIGVSGLAGVGKSTLMKEICRQVKEKRLFDEVALAEVTNSPNLCRIQGEIASMLNLQFDSNETKSKRADRLEKRLKNGNEILVILDDIWMELDLKEIGIPSGGCKLLLTSRDQRVLASRMDTEKNFKLDILGVEEAWTLFEKMAGVSFKDDPRLQNEAIKVAKECAGLPIALVTVSKALKDHKDLSIWKDALVQLRRPPPEHDTEIWLPVYSCIKLSYKHLVGEEIKSLFLLCAQQGYVISYQDLLRYGFGLRLFPGAYTMEDASNRLKGLVLKLQDSCLLIQSPHSSKEFYMHDVVRHVATMIASNDRNMFVMRGNGGQTTWAFGDALKTCEVLSIHGAHHIHKYPNKVECPKLRYFHVQCKDSYLNSYLKWPIEDIIFQGMNMLEDIIFQGMDKLEVLSLTKIRLSSLWPLTKLQTLCLHECELMDIHVIGELNTLVILSLARSSISNLPSEIRLLTSLRLLDLTYCVRLKVIPPNVLSSLVNLEELYMQGIKVQWEVEGPRNEGQNASLAELKKLSHLTTLEMDISDANYIPKDLFTEKFERYKICIGDIKPWDTLFTVEAISRALKFKNMSFQLDFEIKMLLKRTEYLHLDSSNCTKSVLYELNRENFQKLKHLHIQINGDIKRILELRTPAVAFPILETFVLKDMFSLEEICRGKLLLSSFKNLKVLKVVNCDKLRFIFSSSIVRGLSLLEELNITSCNNMGAIFVKEEEDGIEDHGDMMVFGRLQTLVLNDLPKLVGFLSTKDSLMADCRETNSEGNHDLQLPLLHHDQVSFPSLQTLCMWGLPKIKYVWSCGQEPKTVFSGLEQLQVLEIEDCGVEEIVAFERGGEAVAIIEIEDCGGEEIVAFERGGEAVAIRTLMFPQVTKLKFRNLLKLKWFYKGVHVSKWPMLKEMKIERCEKVEIFASEVVSFEKTVKDQRQFEMSNIKQPLFSVDEDSFPSLETLWISDCQELFHVFPTAILMRSLTDLRIQFCSSLEIIFGKLDGQNGKEPQVLISPGSRTEESGAITNFASTVSFPSLQTLHMKYLRKIKHIWSEYSKTVFNFQSLQNINACRCESLKSLFPISIIRCLEQLQVLEIENCGVEEIVAVEGGGGEAIRTLVFPQVTQLKFSDLPRLKWFCQGVYVTKWPMLKKMKIVRCEKVEIFASEVVSFEKTVKDQRQFEMSNIKQPLFLVNEHSFPSLETLEFLYMGSLEIIFGKLEGQNGKEPQVLISPASGTEESGATTHFASTVSFPSLQTLCMKDLPKLKHVWSYDQEPKTVFNFQNLQNINAWRCKSLKSLFPISVINCLKQLQLLEIEDCGVEEIVVVERGGEAVAIRTLVFPQVTQLKFSYLGRLKWFCKGVYVSKWPMLKEMTIDGCDKVEIFASEVVSFEKTVKDQRQFEMSNIKQPIFLVNEHSFPSLETLEISNMDSLEIIFGKLEGQNGIEPQVLISPESRTEESGAITNFASTVAFPSLQTLRMKDLHKLKHVWSEYSKTVFNFQNLEVIQAVRCESLKSLFPISIIRCLEQLQVLEIENCGVEEIVAVERGGGGGEAIRTLVFPQVTQLKFSDLSRLKWFCQGVYVTKWPMLKKMKIERCEKIEIFASEVVSFEKTVKDQRQFEMSNIKQPLFLMNEHSFPSLETLEFWDMDSLEIIFGKLEGQNGKEPQVLISPESGTEESGAITNFASTVAFPSLQTLRMKDLHKLKHVWSEYSKTVFNFQNLEVIQAVRCESLKSLFPISIIRCLEQLQVLEIENCGVEEIVAVERGGGGGEAIRTLVFPQVTQLKFSDLSRLKWFCQGVYVTKWPMLKEMTIDGCDKVEIFASEVVSFEKTVKDQRQFEMSNIKQPLFLVNEHSFPSLETLEFLNMGSLEIIFGMLEGQNGKEPQVLISPASGTEESGATTHFASTLSFPSLKKLHIRWMCKLEIIWQDQVTATSFPNIQELDILSCDKLLHVFQSKLHTTTTTLMQSLTSLRIWCCDSLETIFGNMEGQNGKEPLVLIAPSSGTEESVAREDGIARYIEFPILTELSLYGLPKLKWIFEGVHTNLKSWPSLKTLFLEECGEQVNKMIWASNFASSSSSQENQLHTWIQQPTFQSRSLKYTKANSSI; this is translated from the exons ATGGCGGAGAATATCGTTATTTCAGTTGTTGCAAAAATAGCAGAATACACTGTTGCACCTGTTGGTCGGTGGCTATGCTATTCATTTCACTTCAACAGCAACATAGAGAATCTGAAGACTCAGGCAGAGCATTTGCGGGAGGCTAAAGACATGGTGCAACACTCAGTTGATGTTGCTGTAAGAAACGAAGAGGAAATTTATCCTGTTGTTAGCACGTGGTTGACAGATGTAGATCGTATTACAGAATTGGCCACCAGGAGACTTCGTGAAAGCGAAGAAGAAGCAGGTACGAGGAGCTCTAATGCAGCTTGCCTAAACTTGAAACAACGGCATCGATTAAGTCGGGAAGCAAAGAAGATCGTGGAAAGTATTGCCCAACTTTTTGCCAAtggaaagtttggaaaagtttcgAATCCTACTCTTCCTTCAGAAGAAATGGTCTACAAAGGCAACATAGAGAACCTGAAGAATCAGGAAGAGGAGCTGCAACATGCGCGAGAAAGGGTGCAACTCTCGGTTGTTGCTGCTTCAAGAAATGGTGAGGAAATTTATTCTGATGTTAGCAAGTGGTTGACAGATGTAGATCGTATTACAGTATTGGCCACCAAGATACTTCGTGAAAGCGAAGAAGAAGCAAGTACGAGGAGCTCTAATGCGGCTGGCCTAAACTTGCAGCAACGACATCAATTAAGTCGGGAAGCAAAGAAGATTGTGGAAAATATTGCCCAACTTTTTACCAGACTTCATAACAATGGAAACTTTGAAAAAGTTTCGATTCCTACTCTTCCTTCAGAAGAAATGGACTACAGAAGCAACATAGAGAATCTGAAGAATCAGGAAGAGGAGCTGCAACATGCTCGAGAAAGGGTGCGACCCTCAGTTGTTGCTGCTTTAAGAAATGGTGAGGAAATTTATTCTGATGTTAGCAAGTGGTTGACAGATGTAGATCGTATTACAGAATCGGCCACCAAGATACTTCGTGAAAGCGAAGAAGAAGCACGTACGAGGAGCTCTAATGCGGCTGGCCTAAACTTGCAACAACGACATGAATTAAGTCGGGAAGCAAAGAAGATCGTGGAAAATATTGTCCAACTTTTTGCCAAACTTCGTAACAATGGAAACTTTGAAAAAGTTTCGAAACCTCCTACTTTGCAAAACATGGTACCTAAGCAAAGCAAGGATTACATGATCTTGGGTTCGAGGATGTCAGTTATAAAGAGAATTATGGAGGCATTGAGAGATGGTAGTTTCAACAGGATCGGCGTGTCGGGGTTGGCTGGAGTTGGAAAGAGTACATTGATGAAAGAAATTTGCAGGCAAGTCAAGGAAAAAAGGTTATTCGATGAGGTGGCTCTGGCAGAAGTGACAAACAGCCCCAACCTATGTCGAATTCAAGGAGAAATTGCAAGCATGCTAAATTTACAGTTCGATTCAAAtgaaacaaaaagcaaaagagcaGATCGTCTAGAGAAGAGGTTAAAAAATGGCAATGAGATACTCGTAATCTTGGATGATATATGGATGGAACTTGATTTGAAAGAAATAGGAATTCCTTCTGGAGGATGCAAACTACTACTGACATCCAGAGATCAACGGGTACTAGCTTCTCGTATGGACACCGAAAAGAACTTCAAACTCGACATTTTAGGGGTAGAAGAAGCATGGACCTTATTTGAAAAGATGGCAGGTGTTTCTTTCAAAGATGATCCTCGTTTGCAGAACGAAGCAATTAAGGTAGCTAAAGAGTGTGCGGGTCTTCCGATTGCACTTGTAACAGTTTCTAAGGCATTAAAGGATCATAAGGATTTGAGTATCTGGAAGGATGCCCTGGTGCAACTAAGAAGGCCCCCTCCAGAACATGACACAGAAATATGGTTACCTGTATATTCTTGTATAAAGTTGAGTTATAAACATCTTGTTGGTGAAGAGATCAAATCCCTCTTTTTGCTTTGTGCTCAACAAGGTTATGTCATCTCCTATCAGGACTTGTTGAGATATGGTTTTGGTTTGCGTTTATTCCCTGGCGCTTATACGATGGAAGATGCAAGCAACAGACTAAAAGGATTAGTTTTGAAACTCCAAGATTCTTGTTTGCTAATACAAAGTCCACATAGCTCCAAGGAATTTTACATGCATGATGTTGTTCGTCATGTCGCTACAATGATTGCGTCAAATGATCGTAATATGTTTGTCATGAGAGGCAATGGTGGGCAAACAACATGGGCATTTGGGGATGCACTAAAAACATGCGAGGTGCTCTCTATTCATGGTGCACATCATATCCATAAATATCCCAATAAAGTAGAATGTCCTAAATTAAGATACTTTCATGTTCAGTGTAAAGATTCATATTTGAATTCATATTTGAAATGGCCAATCGAAGACATTATCTTCCAAGGGATGAACATGCTCGAAGACATTATCTTCCAAGGGATGGACAAGCTCGAAGTTCTGAGTTTAACAAAGATACGACTTTCATCTCTTTGGCCACTTACAAAGCTACAAACATTGTGTCTACATGAATGTGAGCTGATGGATATTCATGTGATTGGAGAACTCAACACTTTAGTAATTCTTAGTCTTGCTCGTTCTTCCATTTCAAATTTGCCAAGTGAAATAAGGTTGTTGACTAGTTTGCGGTTATTGGATTTGACTTATTGTGTTAGACTTAAGGTGATTCCTCCTAATGTCTTGTCAAGCTTGGTCAACTTAGAAGAGTTGTATATGCAAGGAATCAAAGTCCAATGGGAGGTTGAAGGACCCAGAAATGAAGGACAAAATGCTAGCCTTGCAGAGCTAAAGAAATTGTCGCACTTGACCACTTTAGAGATGGATATTTCGGATGCCAACTATATACCGAAAGATTTGTTTACTGAAAAGTTTGAGAGATACAAGATATGCATTGGAGATATCAAGCCATGGGACACATTATTTACGGTAGAGGCAATCTCAAGAGCGTTAAAATTCAAGAATATGAGCTTCCAATTGGACTTTGAGATCAAAATGCTACTGAAAAGGACAGAATATCTTCATTTAGACAGCTCGAACTGTACTAAGAGTGTCTTATATGAATTAAATAGAGAGAATTTTCAAAAACTGAAGCATCTCCATATCCAAATCAATGGGGATATTAAGCGTATCCTTGAGTTGAGGACACCAGCTGTTGCCTTTCCTATCCTGGAGACATTTGTTTTGAAAGATATGTTCAGCTTGGAAGAAATTTGTCGGGGCAAACTTCTGTTGTCATCCTTCAAAAacttgaaagttttaaaagtgGTTAACTGTGATAAATTAAGATTTATCTTCTCATCATCTATAGTCAGAGGCCTTTCACTACTTGAAGAATTGAACATAACAAGCTGCAACAACATGGGTGCAATATtcgtgaaagaagaagaagacggaaTAGAAGATCATGGAGATATGATGGTGTTCGGTCGACTTCAAACCTTGGTGCTAAATGATCTTCCAAAGCTCGTGGGCTTCCTAAGCACAAAAGATTCATTAATGGCTGATTGTAGAGAAACCAATTCAGAGGGCAACCATGATCTTCAGTTGCCACTTCTACATCATGATCAG GTTTCCTTTCCAAGCTTGCAAACACTGTGTATGTGGGGTCTACCCAAAATAAAGTACGTATGGAGCTGTGGACAAGAACCCAAAACAGTTTTCTCAGGTCTCGAGCAATTGCAAGTACTTGAGATTGAGGATTGTGGGGTGGAGGAAATTGTTGCATTTGAAAGAGGAGGAGAAGCAGTAGCAATTATTGAGATTGAGGATTGTGGGGGGGAGGAAATTGTTGCATTTGAAAGAGGAGGAGAAGCAGTAGCAATTAGGACTTTGATGTTCCCTCAAGtaactaagttgaagtttagaaATTTACTGAAACTCAAGTGGTTTTACAAAGGAGTGCATGTTTCAAAATGGCCAATGCTGaaagagatgaaaattgaaagatgCGAGAAAGTGGAGATATTTGCTTCAGAAGTTGTGAGttttgaaaaaacagttaaagATCAAAGGCAGTTTGAGATGTCCAATATTAAACAACCCCTTTTCTCGGTGGATGag GACTCATTCCCTAGCTTGGAGACACTGTGGATTTCTGATTGTCAAGAGTTGTTTCATGTCTTTCCAACGGCAATATTAATGCGAAGTCTAACTGATCTACGAATACAATTCTGCAGTtctttagaaattatatttggaaaGCTGGATGGACAAAATGGTAAAGAGCCACAAGTTTTAATATCCCCAGGGTCAAGAACAGAAGAAAGTGGAGCAATAACAAATTTTGCATCAACA GTTTCCTTTCCTAGCTTGCAAACACTGCATATGAAGTATCTACGCAAGATAAAGCACATATGGAGTGAATATTCCAAAAcagttttcaattttcaaagtcTGCAAAACATAAATGCTTGCAGATGTGAGAGTCTGAAAAGTTTATTTCCAATCTCGATCATCAGATGTCTCGAGCAATTGCAAGTACTTGAGATTGAGAATTGTGGGGTGGAGGAAATTGTTGCAgttgaaggaggaggaggagaagcaaTTAGGACTTTGGTGTTCCCTCAAGTAACCCAGTTGAAGTTTAGCGATTTACCGAGACTCAAGTGGTTTTGCCAAGGAGTGTATGTTACAAAATGGCCGATGctgaaaaagatgaaaattgtAAGATGCGAAAAAGTGGAGATATTTGCTTCAGAAGTTGTGAGctttgaaaaaacagttaaagATCAGAGGCAGTTCGAGATGTCCAATATTAAACAACCCCTTTTCTTGGTGAATGag CACTCATTCCCCAGCTTGGAGACACTGGAATTTTTGTACATGGGTTcgttagaaattatatttggaaaGCTGGAGGGGCAAAATGGTAAAGAACCACAAGTTTTAATATCCCCAGCATCAGGGACAGAAGAAAGTGGAGCAACCACACACTTTGCGTCGACC GTTTCCTTCCCTAGCTTGCAAACATTGTGTATGAAGGATCTACCCAAATTAAAGCACGTATGGAGCTATGACCAAGAACCCAAAAcagttttcaattttcaaaatctgCAAAACATAAATGCTTGGAGATGTAAGAGTTTGAAAAGTTTATTTCCAATCTCGGTCATCAATTGTCTCAAGCAATTGCAATTACTTGAGATTGAGGATTGTGGGGTGGAGGAAATTGTTGTAGTTGAAAGAGGAGGAGAAGCAGTAGCAATTAGGACATTGGTGTTCCCTCAAGTAACCCAGTTGAAGTTTAGCTATTTAGGGAGACTCAAGTGGTTTTGCAAAGGAGTGTATGTTTCAAAATGGCCGATGCTGAAAGAGATGACAATTGATGGATGCGACAAAGTGGAGATATTTGCTTCAGAAGTTGTGAGctttgaaaaaacagttaaagATCAGAGGCAGTTCGAAATGTCCAATATTAAACAACCCATTTTCTTGGTGAATGag CACTCATTCCCCAGCTTGGAGACACTGGAAATTTCGAACATGGATtcattagaaattatatttggaaaGCTGGAGGGGCAAAATGGTATAGAACCACAAGTTTTAATATCCCCAGAGTCAAGGACAGAAGAAAGTGGAGCAATCACGAATTTTGCATCAACA GTTGCCTTCCCTAGCTTGCAAACACTGCGCATGAAGGATCTACACAAATTAAAGCACGTATGGAGTGAATATTCCAAAAcagttttcaattttcaaaatctggAAGTAATACAAGCTGTGAGATGTGAGAGTCTGAAAAGTTTATTTCCAATCTCGATCATCAGATGTCTCGAGCAATTGCAAGTACTTGAGATTGAGAATTGTGGGGTGGAGGAAATTGTTGCAGTtgaaagaggaggaggaggaggagaagcaaTTAGGACTTTGGTGTTCCCTCAAGTAACCCAGTTGAAGTTTAGCGATTTATCGAGACTCAAGTGGTTTTGCCAAG GAGTGTATGTTACAAAATGGCCGATGctgaaaaagatgaaaattgaaagatgCGAGAAAATTGAGATTTTTGCTTCAGAAGTTGTGAGctttgaaaaaacagttaaagATCAGAGGCAGTTCGAAATGTCCAATATTAAACAACCCCTTTTCTTGATGAATGag CACTCATTCCCCAGCTTGGAGACACTGGAATTTTGGGACATGGATTcgttagaaattatatttggaaaGCTGGAGGGGCAAAATGGTAAAGAACCACAAGTTTTAATATCCCCAGAGTCAGGGACAGAAGAAAGTGGAGCAATCACAAATTTTGCATCAACA GTTGCCTTCCCTAGCTTGCAAACACTGCGCATGAAGGATCTACACAAATTAAAGCACGTATGGAGTGAATATTCCAAAAcagttttcaattttcaaaatctggAAGTAATACAAGCTGTGAGATGTGAGAGTCTGAAAAGTTTATTTCCAATCTCGATCATCAGATGTCTCGAGCAATTGCAAGTACTTGAGATTGAGAATTGTGGGGTGGAGGAAATTGTTGCAGTtgaaagaggaggaggaggaggagaagcaaTTAGGACTTTGGTGTTCCCTCAAGTAACCCAGTTGAAGTTTAGCGATTTATCGAGACTCAAGTGGTTTTGCCAAGGAGTGTATGTTACAAAATGGCCGATGCTGAAAGAGATGACAATTGATGGATGCGACAAAGTGGAGATATTTGCTTCAGAAGTTGTGAGctttgaaaaaacagttaaagATCAAAGGCAGTTCGAAATGTCCAATATTAAACAACCCCTTTTCTTGGTGAATGag CACTCATTCCCCAGCTTGGAGACACTGGAATTTTTGAACATGG